Proteins from one Candida orthopsilosis Co 90-125, chromosome 2 draft sequence genomic window:
- a CDS encoding Hap41 protein (the C. parapsilosis ortholog has an intron in the UTR; similar to C. parapsilosis CPAR2_500870 and C. albicans HAP41) has protein sequence MTTTMTASTAPILKQQPPTDEKPVQLKSGLETQSHTQHHSTEAISQTQEQPVTIKTSKEWVLPPRPKPGRKLKEIKAKKKCTKKSSSAPDTTATTTTTIKKAPTITNSTTRKVNKKHDCCTNDLNPDLSTVSSLLQNISIIDSENSCLKSNLLCLIHEYKHLKSLVLNSPPAPTEASEQSATNSSAATTTSELAESLPDDLAEMVDSITHEVRAVHKRSFVEVCDEEEDLLSEIEQITEDGEPLRRMSTPAPRGSIVSSASSASASSPIATVMGYNSSTVDTVASTPLPATLEFEEFINIEESDEKNIISNEAAATNPVPVGSLSTYRSKKFAHYKDFHKLDTEEDSDGDINFEDDDLINGGGDEEEEGFLGELCTPSSTSSHDLSRTTSPYSDYETNSLMSTLTRTTTGSSINTVIHEKPNFSSEKLHNNSGYTSIHPPPLTLKKMGNFFDLPKYQENDKLYSFKFDTAEYQAKRIDDEYNLVTDLLEEKLMSNEINYYSQQQQSGLGQVQGYRQRQHNHHQQQGLGHDDDDVNDRGSFMNFY, from the coding sequence ATGACAACTACAATGACAGCCTCGACTGCTCCAATACTAAAGCAACAGCCACCAACAGACGAAAAGCCGGTACAATTGAAGTCTGGATTAGAAACACAATCACATACACAACATCATTCAACTGAAGCAATATCACAAACGCAAGAGCAACCTGTTACAATaaaaacttcaaaagaATGGGTGCTACCACCAAGACCAAAGCCAGGAAGAAAGTTGAAGGAGATCAAAGCTAAAAAGAAGTGTACCAAAAAGTCATCCTCTGCACCTGATACAACTgcaaccaccaccaccacaatcaagaaagcaccaacaattacaaattcaaccaCACGCAAGGTAAATAAGAAGCATGATTGCTGTACCAACGACTTGAACCCTGATTTATCAACTGTATCATCATTACTACAAAACATTTCCATTATTGACTCAGAAAATTCTTGCctcaaatcaaacttgttgtgtttgataCATGAGTATAAGCACTTGAAAAGCTTGGTTTTGAATtcaccaccagcaccaacaGAAGCATCAGAACAACTGGCTACCAACCTGTCCGCTGCCACTACAACTTCCGAACTAGCTGAATCGCTACCAGATGATTTAGCTGAAATGGTCGATTCCATCACACACGAAGTCCGAGCAGTTCACAAACGTTCCTTTGTTGAAGTatgtgatgaagaagaggattTACTACTGGAAATTGAACAGATTACTGAAGACGGCGAGCCTTTGAGACGTATGTCGACGCCTGCTCCAAGGGGCTCCATTGTTTCATCCGCTAGTTCCGCCTCGGCATCGTCGCCAATTGCAACTGTTATGGGATACAACTCGTCTACTGTTGACACTGTAGCGTCTACACCCTTACCTGCTACCCTCGAGTTCGAGGAGTTTatcaatattgaagaaCTGGATGAGAAGAATATCATTTCCAATGAAGCAGCAGCTACAAACCCTGTCCCAGTTGGCTCATTATCGACATACAGGAGTAAGAAGTTTGCTCACTACAAGGATTTCCACAAATTGGACACTGAAGAGGATTCAGATGGTGATATAAactttgaagatgatgatttaatCAATGGTGGCGGTgacgaagaagaggaaggTTTCCTCGGTGAATTGTGCACTCCATCGTCAACTTCATCCCATGATTTATCACGAACAACTTCACCATATTCAGACTACgaaacaaattcattgatgagCACGTTGACAAGAACTACCACCGGGTCATCAATCAATACTGTCATTCATGAGAAACCAAATTTTAGCAGTGAAAAATTGCATAACAATTCTGGGTACACTTCAATTCATCCACCACCTCtaacattgaaaaagatgggaaatttttttgatttaccCAAATATCAAGAGAATGATAAATTATACAGCTTCAAGTTTGATACTGCTGAATATCAAGCTAAAAGGATCGATGATGAATACAACTTGGTGACGGATCTATTAGAAGAGAAGTTGATGAGTAATGAAATTAATTATTAtctgcaacaacaacaatcgGGATTGGGACAAGTACAGGGATACAGGCAGAGACAACAcaatcaccaccaacaacaggGATTGGGAcacgatgatgatgatgttaatGACAGAGGACTGTTTATGAActtttattga